Proteins encoded in a region of the Neodiprion lecontei isolate iyNeoLeco1 chromosome 5, iyNeoLeco1.1, whole genome shotgun sequence genome:
- the LOC107225459 gene encoding protein FAM117B isoform X1 — MSGSQRMRKSSPCSTSKQGPMRATLPMSSLLRQSSSLKKSNSNSPTVSPTNAWRARISPDQSSSGQRSPGSLSYKAKSKTLSGRSSEGLRCSSGQNIRRTASLDTLYLKGQWPRDVYYVHETLLSVDKSTQTEEWPNESRKMYTRHAVEQTTTEEKLEKLIRHRLQRTNKEGTSSRERTAAFGLIMPSGPPPALAGDHTVPLPSIASQTSLYGQFYLSFKASPMNIPLKPMRPPMRSSIEGLNQEIEGLVLKSGGNTTDSDQIVEDKWLRFREQITPEGHRAPFPDPRITRSVNTQTPAGEIHSSSHSSCPSSRNSESSLILGIMDASRSASELPTGGSRGSTPEHDKDSRPGTSPHINKFLAREPPDGCEKVNLKFEEVRRPMIDLSELDNFPKPSVTFQLKPSLGSAFLPLQQPASPTLIVSASPSPRTTPSTPPPNP, encoded by the exons ATGTCGGGATCGCAGCGGATGCGAAAATCCTCACCATGCTCAACGTCAAAACAGGGCCCGATGCGGGCCACTTTACCCATGAGTTCTCTCCTCAGACAAAGCagtagtttgaaaaaaagcaacagcaacagcccGACCGTCTCGCCGACGAACGCGTGGCGGGCTCGCATCTCCCCCGATCAATCCTCCTCCGGGCAGCGAAGCCCTGGCTCTCTTTCCTACAAAG CGAAGTCAAAAACGTTGAGCGGCAGGTCCAGTGAAGGTTTAAGATGCAGCAGCGGTCAAAATATCAGAAGAACGGCATCCCTCGATACTCTATACCTGAAAGGACAGTGGCCACGCGACGTCTATTACGTTCACGAAACTTTACTTTCGGTGGACAAATCCACTCAG ACCGAGGAATGGCCTAATGAGTCGCGAAAGATGTACACCCGGCACGCTGTGGAGCAAACCACaactgaagaaaaattagaaaagcTCATCAGGCACCG ACTACAACGTACCAACAAGGAGGGAACAAGTAGCAGAGAAAGAACGGCTGCCTTCGGACTCATTATGCCTAGCGGGCCTCCCCCTGCCTTGGCTGGGGATCACACAGTCCCGTTGCCAAGCATCGCTTCACAAACATCCTTGT ACGGCCAATTCTATTTGAGCTTCAAAGCCAGTCCTATGAATATTCCGTTAAAACCAATGAGGCCTCCAATGCGATCCTCCATTGAAGGACTCAATCAAGAAATTGAAGGGTTGGTGCTCAAATCAGGCGGCAATACCACCGACTCGGACCAAATTGTGGAAGACAAG TGGTTACGATTTCGTGAACAAATCACACCTGAGGGACACCGAGCGCCTTTCCCAGATCCAAGAATTACTAGGAGTGTTAACACGCAGACGCCAGCTGGTGAAATTCACTCCAGCTCTCATTCTTCAT GCCCTTCGTCAAGGAATTCTGAGTCTTCACTGATTCTTGGTATTATGGATGCTTCCCGTTCAGCCAGTGAACTACCAACAG GCGGAAGTCGTGGCTCAACACCAGAACATGATAAAGACAGTCGCCCAGGCACATCACCACACATCAACAAGTTTTTGGCCAGAGAACCTCCAGATGGCTGTGAAAAAGTTAATCTAAAGTTTGAGGAAGTCAG GCGGCCCATGATAGACTTGAGCGAATTAGACAACTTCCCGAAGCCGAGTGTAACATTCCAGTTAAAACCAAGTTTGGGATCAGCGTTCCTGCCGTTACAACAACCGGCGAGCCCTACATTGATCGTCAGTGCATCACCCTCTCCACGTACAACACCTTCCACTCCACCCCCAAATCCGTAG
- the LOC107225459 gene encoding glucocorticoid-induced transcript 1 protein isoform X2, whose protein sequence is MSGSQRMRKSSPCSTSKQGPMRATLPMSSLLRQSSSLKKSNSNSPTVSPTNAWRARISPDQSSSGQRSPGSLSYKAKSKTLSGRSSEGLRCSSGQNIRRTASLDTLYLKGQWPRDVYYVHETLLSVDKSTQTEEWPNESRKMYTRHAVEQTTTEEKLEKLIRHRLQRTNKEGTSSRERTAAFGLIMPSGPPPALAGDHTVPLPSIASQTSLYGQFYLSFKASPMNIPLKPMRPPMRSSIEGLNQEIEGLVLKSGGNTTDSDQIVEDKWLRFREQITPEGHRAPFPDPRITRSVNTQTPAGEIHSSSHSSCGSRGSTPEHDKDSRPGTSPHINKFLAREPPDGCEKVNLKFEEVRRPMIDLSELDNFPKPSVTFQLKPSLGSAFLPLQQPASPTLIVSASPSPRTTPSTPPPNP, encoded by the exons ATGTCGGGATCGCAGCGGATGCGAAAATCCTCACCATGCTCAACGTCAAAACAGGGCCCGATGCGGGCCACTTTACCCATGAGTTCTCTCCTCAGACAAAGCagtagtttgaaaaaaagcaacagcaacagcccGACCGTCTCGCCGACGAACGCGTGGCGGGCTCGCATCTCCCCCGATCAATCCTCCTCCGGGCAGCGAAGCCCTGGCTCTCTTTCCTACAAAG CGAAGTCAAAAACGTTGAGCGGCAGGTCCAGTGAAGGTTTAAGATGCAGCAGCGGTCAAAATATCAGAAGAACGGCATCCCTCGATACTCTATACCTGAAAGGACAGTGGCCACGCGACGTCTATTACGTTCACGAAACTTTACTTTCGGTGGACAAATCCACTCAG ACCGAGGAATGGCCTAATGAGTCGCGAAAGATGTACACCCGGCACGCTGTGGAGCAAACCACaactgaagaaaaattagaaaagcTCATCAGGCACCG ACTACAACGTACCAACAAGGAGGGAACAAGTAGCAGAGAAAGAACGGCTGCCTTCGGACTCATTATGCCTAGCGGGCCTCCCCCTGCCTTGGCTGGGGATCACACAGTCCCGTTGCCAAGCATCGCTTCACAAACATCCTTGT ACGGCCAATTCTATTTGAGCTTCAAAGCCAGTCCTATGAATATTCCGTTAAAACCAATGAGGCCTCCAATGCGATCCTCCATTGAAGGACTCAATCAAGAAATTGAAGGGTTGGTGCTCAAATCAGGCGGCAATACCACCGACTCGGACCAAATTGTGGAAGACAAG TGGTTACGATTTCGTGAACAAATCACACCTGAGGGACACCGAGCGCCTTTCCCAGATCCAAGAATTACTAGGAGTGTTAACACGCAGACGCCAGCTGGTGAAATTCACTCCAGCTCTCATTCTTCAT GCGGAAGTCGTGGCTCAACACCAGAACATGATAAAGACAGTCGCCCAGGCACATCACCACACATCAACAAGTTTTTGGCCAGAGAACCTCCAGATGGCTGTGAAAAAGTTAATCTAAAGTTTGAGGAAGTCAG GCGGCCCATGATAGACTTGAGCGAATTAGACAACTTCCCGAAGCCGAGTGTAACATTCCAGTTAAAACCAAGTTTGGGATCAGCGTTCCTGCCGTTACAACAACCGGCGAGCCCTACATTGATCGTCAGTGCATCACCCTCTCCACGTACAACACCTTCCACTCCACCCCCAAATCCGTAG